A genomic window from Levilactobacillus yonginensis includes:
- the tdcB gene encoding bifunctional threonine ammonia-lyase/L-serine ammonia-lyase TdcB: protein MAANDVVLKTNDLLNIQDIEEARSIVSKYARRTPLVKSMFLSNNVVGGDVYLKLENMQLTGSFKFRGANNKINHLTDAEKARGVITASAGNHAQGVALTSKLLGIDATVVMPDEAPQMKRDATAGYGAEVDIHGALFDDAHKWMAERGKKEGKTIVDPFNDKYVMAGQGTIGLEILDDLWDVDTVIVPCGGGGLIGGVATALKSFNPSIHVVGVQSENVHGMKASIDAGKIVTHHKDLTLADGTDVSTPGDITFPVVSNLVDEIVLVSEEDIAKAMKDLLQRTKVVAEGAGALPTAALEAHKIDDKWLKDKKVVAMVSGGNVDLERVSNIIDHFFSPVKTEGGIG, encoded by the coding sequence ATGGCTGCAAATGATGTAGTATTAAAGACGAACGATCTGCTCAACATTCAAGATATTGAAGAAGCAAGAAGTATTGTTTCGAAGTATGCTCGGAGAACCCCATTGGTTAAGTCCATGTTCCTGAGTAACAACGTTGTTGGTGGGGATGTTTACCTCAAATTGGAAAACATGCAATTAACCGGTTCTTTCAAGTTCCGTGGTGCTAACAACAAGATCAACCACTTGACCGACGCTGAAAAGGCTCGTGGTGTTATCACTGCTTCTGCTGGTAACCATGCTCAAGGTGTTGCCTTGACCAGTAAGTTACTTGGCATTGACGCAACTGTTGTTATGCCTGACGAAGCTCCACAAATGAAGCGTGACGCAACTGCCGGCTACGGTGCCGAAGTTGATATTCACGGTGCATTGTTCGACGATGCTCACAAGTGGATGGCAGAACGTGGTAAAAAAGAAGGCAAGACCATTGTCGACCCATTCAACGACAAGTACGTTATGGCTGGACAAGGGACTATCGGCCTTGAAATCCTTGATGACCTATGGGATGTTGACACTGTCATCGTACCATGTGGTGGTGGGGGCTTAATCGGTGGTGTTGCTACCGCTTTGAAGTCATTCAACCCATCAATCCACGTTGTCGGTGTACAATCCGAAAACGTTCATGGTATGAAGGCATCTATTGACGCTGGTAAGATCGTTACCCACCATAAAGACTTAACTCTTGCTGATGGTACCGATGTTTCCACCCCTGGTGACATTACGTTCCCAGTTGTTTCAAACTTGGTTGACGAAATTGTCTTAGTTTCTGAAGAAGACATTGCTAAGGCTATGAAGGACTTACTGCAACGGACCAAAGTTGTTGCTGAAGGTGCTGGTGCCTTACCAACTGCTGCCCTCGAAGCTCACAAGATCGACGACAAGTGGTTAAAGGACAAGAAGGTTGTTGCCATGGTATCTGGTGGTAACGTTGACCTTGAACGTGTATCAAACATCATCGACCACTTCTTCTCACCAGTTAAAACTGAAGGCGGAATTGGCTAA
- a CDS encoding amino acid permease, producing the protein MNDDQQLSRSLKNRHIQLIAIGGAIGTGLFLGSGTAIHEAGPSIILSYLITGIICFFLMRSVGELLLSDTRLHSFIDFVGRYLGNRFEFVLGWTYWFCWISIAMADLTASGIYIRFWFPHFPQWATPLLIIVLLLLVNLANVDLFGEMESWFSMIKVVAILLLIVIGLYLIGTNFTTPNTVASFSNLYSHGGVFPTGIKGFMASFQMIVFAFVGIEMVGITAGETESPEKNLPKAVNSLPLRIGLFYIGSMIIIMSVYPWNKLAQTQSPFVQMFADIGINAAAGVVNFVVLTAALSACNSAIFTTSRTLWSLAKGHNASQRFKHVNKNHVPQNALLLSSAALLIVVVLNYVMPKDVFSLISGVATVSFLFVWSVLIITHLVYRSKNKESAEHNIFPAPFYPYADYIALAFYAIIFVILFFSSSMRLSLYVSVLWIICLFLIYEVVKKVRRT; encoded by the coding sequence ATGAATGATGATCAACAATTATCGCGATCGCTAAAGAATAGACATATTCAATTAATCGCCATTGGAGGAGCAATTGGGACCGGACTGTTCTTAGGCTCAGGGACTGCAATCCATGAAGCCGGACCGTCCATTATCCTGTCATATCTGATTACTGGTATCATTTGCTTCTTTTTGATGCGCAGTGTCGGGGAATTGTTGCTTTCGGATACGCGTCTCCACTCGTTTATCGACTTCGTGGGACGTTACTTAGGAAACAGGTTTGAGTTTGTCTTAGGTTGGACGTATTGGTTCTGTTGGATCAGTATCGCCATGGCTGACTTAACGGCGTCTGGAATTTATATCCGGTTTTGGTTCCCACACTTTCCACAGTGGGCGACCCCCTTACTTATCATCGTGTTGTTATTATTGGTCAACTTGGCCAACGTCGATTTGTTTGGGGAAATGGAATCTTGGTTCTCAATGATCAAGGTTGTTGCCATACTATTGTTAATTGTGATTGGGCTTTACCTTATCGGTACGAATTTTACAACGCCGAACACAGTTGCTAGTTTTAGTAACTTGTACAGTCACGGTGGGGTCTTCCCAACTGGTATTAAAGGATTCATGGCCTCATTCCAGATGATTGTGTTTGCCTTCGTCGGGATTGAAATGGTCGGAATTACTGCCGGTGAAACGGAAAGTCCCGAGAAGAACTTGCCTAAAGCGGTGAACAGTTTGCCGCTACGGATTGGGTTGTTCTACATTGGTTCAATGATCATTATCATGTCCGTTTATCCTTGGAACAAATTAGCTCAAACGCAAAGTCCATTTGTCCAAATGTTTGCTGATATTGGTATCAATGCAGCCGCTGGCGTCGTTAACTTTGTTGTGTTGACTGCGGCCTTGTCTGCCTGCAACTCTGCCATTTTCACCACTAGTCGTACGCTATGGTCATTAGCAAAGGGTCACAACGCTTCACAACGGTTCAAGCACGTGAATAAAAATCACGTCCCACAAAACGCGCTACTACTGTCCTCAGCAGCCTTGCTGATTGTGGTTGTGCTGAACTATGTGATGCCGAAGGATGTCTTTAGTTTAATTTCCGGTGTGGCCACGGTTAGTTTCCTATTCGTTTGGTCCGTCTTGATCATCACCCACTTAGTTTATAGGAGTAAGAATAAAGAGAGTGCTGAACATAATATTTTCCCAGCACCGTTCTATCCTTACGCCGACTACATTGCGCTTGCATTTTATGCGATTATCTTTGTCATCCTGTTTTTCAGCTCTAGCATGCGTCTTTCACTGTACGTTTCTGTATTGTGGATCATATGCCTGTTCCTTATTTATGAGGTTGTTAAAAAAGTTAGGAGGACTTGA
- a CDS encoding APC family permease, which translates to MADKANSGGMKKSIGFFAALSTVMGTVIGTGVFFKAAAVTDSTGTISLALLVWFLGGVITICAGLTGAELAAAWPETGGLTKYIEHSYGGFWGFLAGWAQAIIYFPANVAAIAIAFGTQFANLFGLAQSWIVPVGLITAFSLVLINWISAKAGGWVTSVALVVKLIPLAVIVLLGFFHSTSVDFSLFPVVAGPHREFWSALGNGLLATMFAYDGWLHVGNIAGEMKNPKKDLPKAIALGIALIMVVYLLVNAVFLYIEPVDHVAGNLNVASDVAKVLFGGVGGKFITIGILISVFGGLNGYTMTGMRIPYAMGKEHKLPFGDVFAKLNKAGVPWAAGLIQYIIAFIMILSGQFDAITNMLIFVIWVFYCMAFAAVIFLRKTQPNLNRPYKVPLFPVIPLIALVGGVFILISTIIQQFVTTMIGVVATAIGIPIYLYLKKKWKYDEPKTKED; encoded by the coding sequence ATGGCTGATAAAGCAAATTCTGGGGGAATGAAGAAGTCAATTGGTTTCTTCGCCGCCTTATCAACTGTTATGGGTACGGTTATTGGTACCGGGGTGTTCTTTAAAGCCGCCGCTGTTACCGACTCAACTGGAACCATCAGTTTAGCATTACTTGTTTGGTTCTTAGGTGGGGTTATTACCATCTGTGCCGGGTTAACGGGGGCCGAACTGGCTGCCGCTTGGCCTGAAACCGGTGGGTTAACCAAGTACATCGAACACTCATACGGTGGTTTCTGGGGTTTCTTAGCCGGCTGGGCACAAGCAATTATTTATTTCCCGGCTAACGTTGCCGCCATTGCCATCGCCTTCGGGACGCAATTTGCGAACCTGTTTGGCTTAGCACAAAGCTGGATTGTTCCAGTTGGGTTAATCACTGCCTTCTCCTTAGTTCTGATCAACTGGATCAGTGCTAAGGCCGGTGGTTGGGTAACTTCTGTTGCCTTGGTTGTTAAGTTGATTCCATTGGCAGTTATCGTGCTACTTGGTTTCTTCCACTCAACCAGCGTTGATTTCTCTCTGTTCCCAGTTGTTGCCGGACCACACCGTGAATTCTGGTCTGCTTTAGGTAACGGGCTGCTTGCCACTATGTTCGCATACGATGGTTGGCTGCACGTTGGGAACATTGCCGGTGAAATGAAGAATCCTAAGAAGGACTTACCAAAGGCTATTGCTTTAGGTATCGCCCTCATCATGGTTGTTTACTTACTGGTCAACGCTGTGTTCCTGTACATAGAACCAGTTGACCACGTTGCTGGTAACTTGAACGTTGCCTCTGATGTTGCCAAGGTATTGTTCGGTGGTGTTGGTGGTAAGTTCATTACGATTGGTATCTTGATTTCCGTATTCGGTGGGTTGAACGGTTATACCATGACTGGTATGCGGATTCCTTATGCGATGGGTAAAGAACACAAATTGCCATTTGGTGATGTCTTTGCTAAGTTGAACAAAGCTGGTGTCCCTTGGGCTGCTGGTTTGATTCAATACATCATTGCCTTCATCATGATCTTATCTGGTCAATTCGATGCGATTACCAACATGTTAATCTTCGTTATCTGGGTATTCTACTGCATGGCCTTCGCTGCTGTTATCTTCTTGCGGAAGACGCAGCCTAACTTGAACCGTCCATACAAGGTTCCACTATTCCCAGTTATTCCATTGATTGCTTTAGTCGGTGGGGTCTTTATCCTGATTTCCACGATTATTCAACAATTTGTGACGACGATGATTGGTGTTGTTGCTACGGCAATTGGTATTCCAATCTACCTGTACTTGAAGAAGAAGTGGAAGTACGACGAACCTAAAACCAAGGAAGACTAA
- a CDS encoding ATP/GTP-binding protein, whose translation MLIDFTLTNFRSFKDPVTLSLVATNAGGAERSLPLTGTKRGLKCAALCGTNGVGKSNVLAGLLRMQQMVVTPTEEITDDLPFEPFQLDAGSSQRTTTFAVTFKRAGIAYRYAFSYNATRVLDESLQATIPGGNSEVLFSREGGQIVQVPVGQHVAIDNTRPNALLLFALQNWNYAPAIEVFRWFSDDLVSLDGQPRVVGQLNEDVVAQLTQFLHAVGCEVAGVTQHQVAVQFLDGSRYDRPDLYLRYEKYDAAGEVVDVVELPLSRVSVGTQQLVAVGLALIQAQSAAHSQTLLADEFASALHPEVVLALLALVNSTAMHSQFILVTPQFGLLGGQLRPDQLYLVTKNYRGESHLTQQLAPEMAARQVAMQAQPNVDMSILRATFTR comes from the coding sequence ATGTTAATTGATTTTACGCTGACGAATTTTCGTTCGTTTAAGGATCCAGTGACTTTGTCATTGGTGGCCACTAATGCTGGCGGAGCGGAACGCTCGTTGCCGTTAACCGGTACAAAGCGCGGACTGAAGTGTGCAGCCTTGTGTGGTACGAATGGTGTTGGTAAGAGTAACGTTTTAGCAGGCCTATTGCGAATGCAACAGATGGTCGTAACCCCAACTGAAGAAATTACGGACGATTTACCCTTTGAGCCGTTTCAACTGGATGCTGGTTCCAGCCAACGGACCACTACTTTTGCGGTGACGTTCAAACGGGCGGGAATCGCCTACCGATACGCATTTAGTTACAATGCAACTCGGGTGTTGGATGAATCGCTTCAAGCGACAATTCCTGGTGGGAATTCCGAGGTCCTATTCTCACGGGAAGGTGGCCAGATCGTTCAAGTACCGGTTGGCCAGCATGTGGCGATCGATAATACACGGCCGAATGCATTGCTGTTGTTCGCGCTACAGAACTGGAATTATGCACCTGCGATTGAGGTATTTCGCTGGTTTAGTGATGATCTGGTTAGTTTGGATGGTCAACCACGGGTTGTTGGTCAGTTGAATGAAGACGTTGTGGCTCAGTTGACCCAATTCTTACATGCTGTGGGGTGTGAGGTGGCTGGTGTTACGCAGCATCAAGTAGCCGTTCAATTTTTAGATGGTTCACGTTACGATCGACCGGATCTCTACTTGCGTTATGAAAAATATGATGCTGCTGGTGAGGTTGTAGACGTTGTTGAGCTGCCTCTGTCGCGTGTTTCAGTTGGGACCCAGCAATTGGTTGCGGTTGGTCTCGCCTTGATTCAGGCACAATCCGCGGCGCACTCACAAACGTTACTAGCGGACGAGTTTGCTAGTGCCTTACACCCAGAGGTGGTCCTAGCTTTACTTGCCTTAGTGAATTCAACGGCCATGCACAGTCAGTTTATACTTGTGACGCCGCAGTTTGGTCTATTAGGCGGTCAGCTGCGTCCCGATCAGTTGTACCTGGTCACTAAGAACTATCGTGGGGAGAGTCACCTGACTCAGCAATTGGCTCCTGAGATGGCCGCGCGACAGGTGGCGATGCAAGCACAACCCAACGTGGATATGAGTATCTTGCGGGCGACCTTTACCAGATGA
- a CDS encoding nitroreductase family protein produces the protein MANPTLTTLQSHRSIRKFTSEPLSEAEVTTLIDAAQHAATSTFSQQYSIISVTDPAKLAALAEITGHHWLEKAGHYFVMVADQYRNQCLSLNDDTTQANLHSLDKLLAGIFDASIATEAIVTAGESLGLGSTIMGSILNDVPRLINLLDLPKLTLPVLGIAIGHPAEQPEQKPRLPQQLMHFTNGYHTLSSTDRALQAYDQLVADYYHQRETHQRDETFTHHIATELSRDPQQRAGILIGIHQQGWLH, from the coding sequence ATGGCTAACCCAACCCTAACAACCTTACAAAGCCACCGGAGCATTCGTAAATTTACGTCTGAGCCACTCTCAGAAGCCGAAGTTACAACTCTAATTGACGCCGCACAACATGCAGCAACCAGTACATTTTCGCAGCAATATAGTATCATCAGTGTCACTGACCCCGCCAAGTTGGCCGCGTTAGCCGAAATAACCGGCCACCACTGGTTAGAAAAAGCGGGGCACTACTTTGTAATGGTTGCCGATCAGTATCGAAATCAGTGCCTATCACTTAACGATGACACCACCCAGGCTAATCTACACAGTCTGGATAAGCTACTCGCTGGTATCTTTGACGCCAGCATTGCCACTGAAGCCATTGTGACTGCTGGCGAAAGTCTGGGCCTAGGGAGTACCATCATGGGTAGTATTTTAAACGATGTCCCGCGTTTAATTAATCTCCTAGATTTACCGAAACTAACCTTACCGGTCCTCGGAATCGCCATTGGCCATCCAGCTGAACAACCGGAACAGAAACCTCGTCTGCCTCAACAGCTAATGCACTTCACTAACGGTTACCACACTCTGTCATCAACTGATAGAGCTTTACAAGCCTATGACCAACTTGTCGCTGATTATTACCATCAGCGTGAAACTCACCAACGCGATGAAACCTTTACGCACCACATTGCCACTGAACTATCCCGAGATCCGCAACAACGTGCCGGCATCTTAATCGGTATTCATCAACAGGGCTGGTTACATTAA
- the nrdI gene encoding class Ib ribonucleoside-diphosphate reductase assembly flavoprotein NrdI, with translation MQPLRILFISIEGNTRNFVKNLTAYAAKRHAADPECPEIDSTEVDEMTDFKSEATPYFCFVPTYLDGGNGIDNGVKELMTNVLGEYIDYQDNAKMLLGVVGSGNRNFNEQYCLTAKRYAQKYAVPFVANYELRGVPRDEVRVYDALVARSREVTAHG, from the coding sequence ATGCAACCTTTACGTATTTTATTTATTTCTATCGAAGGTAACACCCGTAATTTCGTTAAGAATCTCACGGCGTATGCTGCTAAACGACATGCAGCAGACCCCGAGTGCCCAGAAATTGACTCAACTGAAGTGGATGAAATGACCGATTTCAAATCCGAAGCGACCCCTTACTTCTGCTTCGTTCCCACCTATCTGGATGGCGGTAACGGCATTGATAATGGTGTCAAAGAGCTCATGACCAATGTTTTGGGTGAATACATTGATTACCAGGATAACGCTAAAATGCTACTAGGTGTCGTTGGTAGTGGGAACCGCAATTTCAATGAACAATACTGCCTAACTGCTAAACGTTACGCTCAAAAGTATGCCGTCCCATTTGTCGCCAACTATGAATTACGTGGCGTTCCCCGGGATGAGGTCCGTGTCTACGATGCTCTCGTAGCCCGCTCACGGGAGGTGACCGCTCATGGCTAA
- a CDS encoding ABC-F family ATP-binding cassette domain-containing protein codes for MTQINLTNIEKTIAGTKLFTVQRLSATDGARVGIIGANGTGKTTLAKIIAGVDTQFNGERHVTAPVTLVPQIAPTVGQSGGQSMLARVRVALAQRPAILILDEPSANLDDEHQHWLQEQLLRFKGILIVISHDRSLLTAITTQIWSLEEQVYTPYNGNFAKFTTYRKQRRENALTRYRHEQREQRDLREAVQARHEKAARIRKGSRRMSAAERSNSQSVREQNAGKMERGARALKERANRQTVTVKPHEAASLKLVATDLPPVHGKFLVTVNELNLERDGRTLLHRASLRVAPGERVALAGPNGSGKSTLIETILAHRAKTRLAPSARVGYFHQDMTVLPQDQTVWQFMSQATALDGNRTRQVMGAFGLTAIFYDRLIGELSGGEQVKLQLLAILVSASNLLILDEPTNYLDLPALQALAEYLVNYPGTIIFVAHDQDFRRQVATRTMVFKNQKLLDPTKTAQGTPASDLPRLQFEYDQLMMAPELDTQRLRELREQIAALTAK; via the coding sequence TTGACACAAATAAATTTAACGAATATTGAAAAAACAATTGCTGGTACAAAGCTGTTTACAGTCCAAAGATTGTCAGCTACAGATGGCGCTCGAGTTGGAATTATCGGGGCAAATGGTACCGGGAAGACGACCCTAGCTAAGATTATTGCCGGAGTCGATACGCAATTTAACGGTGAGCGGCACGTTACGGCGCCGGTGACATTGGTCCCACAGATTGCACCGACGGTGGGGCAATCGGGTGGCCAAAGTATGTTGGCACGAGTTCGGGTAGCGTTGGCTCAGCGACCAGCGATTTTGATTTTAGACGAACCTTCCGCCAACTTGGATGATGAGCATCAGCATTGGTTACAGGAGCAGTTATTACGGTTTAAAGGGATTCTAATTGTTATTTCGCATGACCGGTCGCTCCTGACGGCAATCACCACGCAAATCTGGTCGTTAGAAGAACAGGTGTACACACCATACAATGGTAATTTTGCAAAATTCACCACGTACCGTAAACAACGACGGGAGAATGCTTTGACGCGATATCGCCATGAACAACGTGAACAGCGTGACTTGCGTGAAGCTGTTCAAGCGCGGCATGAGAAGGCTGCGCGCATCCGCAAGGGCAGTCGGCGCATGAGTGCTGCCGAACGTTCAAATTCGCAGTCGGTTCGGGAACAGAATGCCGGCAAGATGGAACGTGGTGCCCGGGCATTAAAGGAACGGGCCAATCGGCAGACAGTGACGGTTAAGCCACACGAGGCGGCGTCCTTGAAGTTAGTTGCCACTGACTTACCGCCAGTTCATGGTAAGTTCTTAGTGACCGTCAATGAGCTTAATTTGGAGCGCGACGGGCGGACACTCTTACATCGGGCGAGTTTGCGGGTGGCACCTGGTGAGCGGGTTGCTTTGGCTGGACCAAACGGCAGTGGTAAGTCAACGTTGATTGAAACAATTTTAGCGCACCGGGCGAAGACCCGATTAGCTCCTAGTGCCCGGGTTGGTTATTTCCATCAAGATATGACCGTGTTGCCACAAGATCAAACGGTCTGGCAGTTTATGAGTCAGGCCACGGCACTTGATGGAAATCGTACTCGGCAGGTTATGGGGGCGTTTGGGTTAACGGCTATCTTCTACGATCGGCTCATTGGTGAGTTGAGTGGTGGGGAACAGGTTAAGCTTCAGCTGCTGGCAATTTTGGTCAGTGCTAGCAATTTGTTGATTTTGGATGAACCGACCAATTATTTGGACTTACCTGCGTTGCAAGCGTTGGCGGAATATCTAGTTAATTATCCAGGCACTATTATCTTTGTGGCACATGATCAGGATTTTCGGCGGCAGGTCGCCACTCGGACCATGGTCTTCAAGAATCAAAAGCTACTTGATCCCACCAAGACGGCCCAGGGAACACCGGCTTCAGATTTGCCACGGTTACAGTTTGAATATGACCAACTGATGATGGCGCCTGAGCTTGATACCCAACGTTTGCGAGAATTACGTGAGCAAATCGCAGCGTTAACAGCCAAGTAA
- a CDS encoding DHA2 family efflux MFS transporter permease subunit — protein sequence MDSVQSSHPEMAKKARVQVAHPMLAMMGMLIGGFVGMFSETSLNIALPQLMAQLGVTTATIQWLVTGYMLMVGVVLPLSSIITKWFTTRQVILFALIDFAVGAVISASAPGFGVLLFGRMIQGIATGLILPLMFTVAMQIFPPYKLGAAMGMVGLVIMFAPAVGPTLAGIVLGVASWRWIFWLFVPFLVIAFIFAVMSLTNIAEVTRPKVDFLSIILSTVGFGSLVLGVSLASDRGWGSGVVIGALILGLVVLAWYTHRQLNTDKPVLNLRAFAIPGFRMGAILVMINFGIILSAMYLLPMVIQKGLLIPVALTGVIMFPGGIMNALVSAGAGRLYDRVGARMPARLGFVISMVGALMLVFTSTSSAIWYIILAHVILMIGAPLAMSPSQTHGLNALTGPIAADGSAIMNTFQQIVGAISTAIATSLLGIGQAAYIATSGVNHNAGAFVNGAHYGFYFTFILALVGFLLALRLSKTESK from the coding sequence ATGGATTCTGTACAAAGTAGCCATCCAGAAATGGCGAAAAAAGCACGTGTACAAGTTGCTCACCCGATGCTTGCCATGATGGGGATGCTAATCGGGGGCTTTGTCGGGATGTTTTCAGAAACGTCCTTAAACATTGCGTTGCCACAACTAATGGCGCAGTTGGGCGTCACAACTGCCACGATTCAGTGGCTAGTTACGGGTTATATGTTAATGGTTGGGGTTGTTTTACCTCTATCAAGTATTATTACAAAATGGTTTACTACGCGACAAGTTATTCTGTTCGCGCTGATTGATTTCGCAGTTGGTGCCGTGATTTCGGCATCTGCACCAGGATTTGGCGTTCTCTTGTTTGGCCGGATGATTCAGGGGATTGCAACTGGTTTGATTTTACCGCTGATGTTTACGGTGGCTATGCAAATCTTTCCACCCTACAAGTTAGGCGCTGCAATGGGAATGGTTGGTTTAGTGATTATGTTTGCGCCGGCCGTTGGTCCAACCTTAGCGGGAATTGTCTTGGGAGTTGCCTCTTGGCGATGGATTTTCTGGTTATTTGTGCCTTTCTTGGTGATTGCCTTTATCTTCGCGGTAATGTCTTTGACTAACATCGCCGAAGTTACTCGGCCTAAAGTGGACTTTTTATCAATTATCTTATCAACGGTTGGTTTTGGAAGCTTGGTCCTGGGAGTTAGCCTGGCTAGTGACCGTGGTTGGGGTTCAGGTGTCGTCATTGGTGCCCTGATTCTAGGACTCGTTGTCTTGGCTTGGTATACGCACCGTCAGTTAAATACGGACAAGCCAGTTTTGAATTTGCGGGCCTTTGCCATTCCTGGTTTCAGGATGGGAGCCATCTTGGTCATGATTAATTTTGGAATTATTTTATCTGCCATGTACCTGTTACCAATGGTTATCCAGAAAGGGTTATTGATTCCAGTAGCATTGACGGGGGTCATTATGTTCCCCGGTGGTATTATGAATGCTCTGGTGTCAGCCGGTGCTGGTCGCTTGTATGACCGAGTTGGTGCTCGGATGCCAGCGCGATTAGGCTTTGTTATTTCGATGGTGGGGGCATTAATGTTGGTCTTCACATCGACATCATCCGCGATTTGGTATATTATTTTGGCCCACGTGATTCTAATGATTGGTGCACCACTAGCAATGTCACCATCGCAGACTCATGGACTAAATGCCCTAACGGGTCCAATTGCTGCCGACGGGAGTGCTATCATGAATACGTTCCAGCAAATCGTTGGGGCCATCTCAACGGCAATTGCTACTAGTCTGTTAGGAATTGGTCAAGCGGCATACATCGCTACGAGTGGTGTGAACCACAACGCCGGTGCTTTCGTAAATGGGGCCCACTATGGCTTCTACTTTACATTTATTTTAGCGTTAGTTGGTTTCTTGTTGGCCTTACGTTTATCTAAAACTGAAAGTAAGTAG
- a CDS encoding AEC family transporter: protein MDISQLANQIILMFILMAIGLLTNKLGFMHGQTATDLTNILLYIVSPCLIINAFEQHFSTSRLRALGIVMLGIILTYFIMVLVTNLVFKRIADPNLKRIMQFGAVYSNAGFMGVPLASALFGSTGVFFAVASLAGFNVFCWTHGIALFTPHNDQNAHINWRQIILNPNIIAIIIGLLIFMSATQLPSLLNQTITYISSINTPLSMIVIGNSLAAVTLNRHTLDTRLWVPLLLRNLIFPVVCLLILTIFGVTGIPLYTTVLMAACPVAGNVVLFTLKDHGDTTPAVTLMSLSTILCVATIPLVFTLSNWL, encoded by the coding sequence ATGGATATCTCCCAGCTCGCAAATCAAATTATTTTAATGTTCATTCTAATGGCCATTGGCCTACTTACCAATAAATTAGGATTTATGCACGGCCAGACCGCTACCGACTTAACCAACATCCTTTTATACATCGTTTCGCCGTGCTTAATTATTAATGCATTTGAGCAACACTTCTCCACCAGTCGGCTACGTGCACTGGGCATCGTCATGTTAGGCATCATCCTCACTTACTTCATTATGGTCCTGGTCACGAACCTCGTCTTTAAGCGCATTGCAGATCCTAATCTAAAACGTATCATGCAGTTTGGCGCGGTTTATTCAAATGCCGGTTTCATGGGAGTCCCCCTTGCTAGCGCCTTATTTGGCAGTACTGGCGTTTTCTTCGCCGTTGCTTCCCTAGCCGGTTTTAACGTCTTTTGTTGGACCCACGGCATTGCGCTTTTTACTCCCCACAACGATCAAAACGCTCACATCAATTGGCGCCAAATTATTCTCAATCCCAACATCATCGCCATTATTATTGGGCTTCTAATCTTTATGAGTGCTACTCAGCTACCAAGCCTCTTAAACCAGACCATTACTTACATCAGCTCGATTAACACACCATTATCCATGATTGTCATCGGCAATAGCTTAGCCGCCGTTACACTCAACCGACATACGCTAGACACCCGACTGTGGGTGCCATTACTACTACGGAATTTAATTTTCCCAGTCGTCTGTCTACTAATCCTGACCATATTCGGCGTTACTGGTATCCCCCTGTATACGACTGTTCTCATGGCGGCTTGCCCCGTTGCAGGTAACGTCGTGCTCTTCACCCTTAAGGATCACGGAGATACCACGCCCGCCGTTACACTGATGAGTCTGTCGACCATTCTCTGCGTTGCCACCATTCCGTTAGTCTTCACCTTAAGCAATTGGCTGTAA